One part of the Mariniblastus fucicola genome encodes these proteins:
- a CDS encoding ArsC family (seleno)protein → MDAKKETHRKEDAIRVLGKASKLLAARGKKVVEVDLKKTELTEDEILKLVLGPTGNLRAPTLLVGKKMIVGFNEEMYESVFA, encoded by the coding sequence GTGGACGCGAAGAAGGAGACTCATCGCAAGGAAGATGCGATTCGAGTTCTCGGGAAAGCTTCAAAACTGCTTGCTGCACGGGGCAAAAAGGTCGTAGAAGTCGACTTGAAGAAAACTGAGCTGACCGAGGACGAGATCCTTAAACTCGTCCTTGGGCCAACCGGGAACTTGCGTGCTCCGACTTTGCTCGTCGGCAAGAAAATGATCGTTGGCTTCAACGAAGAAATGTACGAGAGTGTTTTTGCCTAG
- a CDS encoding YeiH family protein, giving the protein MDDKQNQSTDSSPRAARTGISDDWLAIICAGLVLTISFAIVFVGFSKQETGVDSQGTAIVESYNPLKGWVGKPAKWTNSPVDAFASKTDSGSLDWSPLLGILVAFGVLATLLTGAISFRENREAGKKFLIGFVAVFLLATLSYVLASQSLVKAYNLEYALWALLVGLIISNTIGTPRWVKPAVMTEFFIKTGLVLLGAEVLMSRLMALGLPGICVAWIVTPVVLISTYIFGQKVLKIESKSLNMVISADMSVCGVSAAIASAAACNAKKEELSLAIGISLSFTVIMMVLMPMMINALGVGEIVGGAWMGGTIDATGAVAAAGATLGDKALEVAATVKMIQNILIGVAAFGIATYWVTYVEKTPSGDKPGISEVWKRFPRFVLGFIAASIIFSTLHAFLESGPDLVTAMIKGSTKSFRGWLFCLAFVSIGLETRFSELLPYLRGGKPLILYICGQTLNIVLTLVMAWLMFGVLFRDFIQ; this is encoded by the coding sequence ATGGACGATAAACAGAATCAATCTACTGACTCGTCACCTCGCGCTGCTCGGACGGGCATCTCGGACGATTGGCTGGCAATCATCTGCGCCGGCCTGGTTTTGACGATATCTTTCGCCATCGTCTTCGTCGGGTTTTCAAAACAGGAAACCGGTGTCGATTCGCAGGGTACTGCGATTGTCGAAAGTTACAATCCGCTCAAAGGCTGGGTTGGGAAGCCCGCCAAATGGACGAATTCACCCGTGGATGCGTTCGCGTCGAAAACCGATTCGGGAAGCCTCGATTGGAGTCCGCTGCTTGGAATCCTGGTCGCGTTTGGAGTCTTGGCAACGCTGCTCACGGGAGCAATCAGCTTTCGCGAAAACCGTGAAGCGGGCAAGAAGTTCCTGATTGGTTTCGTTGCCGTATTCCTGTTGGCCACGCTTAGCTACGTGCTTGCCAGCCAAAGCCTGGTGAAGGCCTACAATCTTGAGTACGCATTGTGGGCGCTTCTCGTTGGGCTGATTATCTCGAACACCATTGGAACGCCACGCTGGGTAAAGCCAGCGGTGATGACGGAGTTTTTCATCAAAACTGGATTGGTTTTGCTGGGCGCAGAAGTTTTGATGTCGCGACTGATGGCGTTGGGGCTTCCTGGAATCTGTGTCGCATGGATCGTGACGCCGGTCGTCCTGATCAGCACTTACATCTTTGGGCAAAAAGTACTGAAGATTGAATCCAAGTCGTTGAACATGGTGATCTCTGCAGACATGTCGGTCTGCGGGGTTTCTGCGGCGATCGCTTCGGCAGCGGCTTGCAATGCGAAGAAAGAAGAGCTTTCGTTGGCGATCGGAATTTCGCTTTCGTTCACCGTGATCATGATGGTGCTCATGCCGATGATGATCAACGCGCTTGGCGTCGGGGAGATTGTCGGCGGTGCATGGATGGGAGGCACGATTGATGCCACCGGCGCTGTTGCCGCAGCAGGAGCAACTCTCGGCGACAAGGCTCTGGAGGTCGCTGCAACGGTGAAGATGATTCAGAACATCCTGATTGGTGTTGCTGCGTTCGGAATCGCGACCTACTGGGTGACCTATGTCGAGAAGACTCCTTCCGGTGACAAACCTGGAATCTCCGAAGTCTGGAAACGATTTCCGCGTTTCGTGCTGGGGTTCATCGCGGCTTCTATTATCTTTTCAACGCTTCACGCTTTCCTCGAAAGTGGTCCTGACCTGGTGACCGCAATGATCAAGGGCTCAACGAAGTCGTTCCGCGGGTGGCTGTTCTGCCTCGCGTTCGTGAGCATTGGGCTGGAGACCAGGTTTAGCGAGTTGCTGCCCTATCTTCGCGGCGGCAAGCCGTTGATTCTCTACATCTGTGGTCAAACTCTGAATATCGTGCTTACGCTCGTGATGGCGTGGCTGATGTTCGGCGTCCTGTTCCGCGACTTTATCCAGTAA
- a CDS encoding calcium-binding protein, with amino-acid sequence MTNLFLRRRLSRQANRIAYDGLELRRVLTANLPVSVFVDGAGTLIVAADPASTETVVFIRDSDNSTTAIEIQNCQMNASARGPLDDDITCNSSTEVGVSTFTSLRYVGNDFEDNVNLNVTHSFTASMIGNGGNDTLTKNRGRGFYFTSSLIYIFNPDATAGGEVSVYGGEGDDFLQAETAIGGAGDDQLHGNSLDNYLRGNDGNDQIYGYAGQDTYLGEDGNDTLAASADALDGYGTYVGTGRMFGGEGDDIVVGSLGEDFISGGTGHDLLRGDAGYGYDDSTDHRGGNDRIFGGAGNDEIWGVGGDDHIDAGSGDDVVNGSLGNDTIYGFDGDDTLMGGAGDDRIYGGEGDDTILGENDVLIFDSEDTANYVDYLNGSDIINGGPGNDKLYPDNGSSIFSFHQVTYDDVVVGGPGNDEIVAFFGEDLILAGEGNDTFDSNAARFYSTSTPVAIFTVYGGPGDDVLDGGATQDYLFGEAGEDTISGGSFGEDYLRGGPDNDVIVGGGDNDVLIGDDGNDRLRDSSGDDYFSGGNGDDYVSAGQGNDRVLGGEGFDELLGGAGDDHIIGGTEADILNGGSGSDRLFGGLGFDRLAGEAGDDFLYGESGNDTLLGDSGNDFLSGGSERDFLYGGTGNDSMRGGGSVDRMFGNEGDDYMLGESGADVMYGNDGNDLINGGLGADRMLGGNDDDTLIGGLGNDELFGNLGSDFLDGREGADELTGGADPDNFFRVQPADVLIDFTVLDMLGS; translated from the coding sequence ATGACCAATTTGTTTTTGCGTCGTCGTCTTTCCCGCCAAGCAAACAGAATCGCCTACGATGGTTTGGAGCTGCGTCGCGTGCTGACAGCGAATCTTCCGGTTAGTGTTTTCGTCGACGGGGCAGGTACGCTCATTGTCGCTGCTGACCCCGCATCAACCGAAACTGTTGTTTTCATCAGGGATTCTGACAATTCGACAACGGCCATCGAAATTCAGAATTGCCAGATGAATGCATCTGCCAGAGGTCCGCTCGACGATGATATCACCTGTAATTCATCAACAGAGGTAGGCGTTTCCACTTTTACATCGCTGCGTTACGTGGGGAATGACTTTGAGGACAACGTTAATCTCAATGTGACTCATTCGTTTACAGCTTCGATGATTGGAAACGGGGGCAACGATACATTGACGAAGAATCGTGGCAGAGGTTTCTATTTTACGTCGAGCCTGATCTACATTTTCAATCCCGATGCGACCGCAGGTGGCGAGGTCAGCGTATACGGTGGCGAAGGTGACGATTTTCTCCAGGCTGAAACCGCGATTGGAGGCGCGGGCGACGATCAACTACACGGCAATAGCCTCGACAACTATCTGCGAGGCAACGATGGCAACGATCAGATCTATGGGTACGCGGGGCAGGATACCTATCTGGGTGAGGATGGCAACGATACCCTGGCTGCATCTGCTGATGCGCTCGACGGGTACGGGACGTATGTTGGGACTGGCAGGATGTTTGGAGGTGAAGGCGACGATATTGTTGTTGGCTCTTTGGGAGAAGATTTCATCTCTGGAGGAACCGGCCACGACCTTCTGCGTGGCGACGCGGGCTATGGCTATGACGATTCGACGGACCATCGAGGCGGGAATGATCGCATCTTTGGCGGCGCTGGGAACGATGAGATTTGGGGTGTTGGCGGTGACGATCACATCGATGCCGGCAGTGGAGACGACGTCGTCAACGGTTCGCTTGGCAATGACACGATCTATGGATTTGATGGCGACGACACGCTGATGGGGGGGGCAGGCGACGATCGAATTTATGGGGGCGAAGGTGATGACACGATACTTGGTGAGAACGACGTTCTAATTTTTGATAGCGAGGACACCGCGAACTATGTTGACTACCTGAATGGCAGCGACATCATCAACGGTGGCCCAGGCAACGACAAACTTTATCCCGACAACGGCAGTTCAATCTTTTCCTTCCATCAGGTTACCTACGATGACGTTGTGGTTGGTGGTCCCGGGAATGACGAAATCGTCGCGTTTTTCGGCGAGGATCTGATCCTTGCTGGCGAGGGCAACGATACTTTTGACTCAAACGCTGCTCGTTTTTATTCGACCAGTACCCCCGTCGCGATTTTCACCGTCTATGGTGGTCCCGGTGATGACGTGTTGGACGGTGGAGCAACGCAGGACTATCTCTTCGGCGAAGCAGGTGAAGACACGATCTCCGGAGGGAGTTTTGGCGAGGACTATCTGCGCGGTGGCCCGGACAACGATGTGATCGTCGGCGGCGGTGACAATGATGTTTTGATCGGAGACGATGGCAACGATCGGTTGCGAGACTCAAGTGGAGACGACTACTTTTCTGGAGGCAATGGAGACGACTACGTTTCCGCAGGGCAAGGCAATGACAGAGTCCTGGGCGGCGAAGGCTTCGATGAACTGCTGGGAGGTGCTGGTGATGACCACATCATCGGAGGCACCGAAGCTGATATTCTCAATGGAGGTTCGGGATCCGATCGCCTTTTCGGCGGACTTGGTTTTGATCGACTGGCCGGAGAAGCAGGCGATGATTTTCTTTACGGCGAAAGCGGAAACGATACTCTGCTGGGCGACTCTGGCAACGACTTCCTCTCAGGCGGCAGCGAGCGAGATTTTCTCTACGGCGGCACTGGCAATGACTCGATGCGTGGAGGCGGAAGTGTCGATAGAATGTTCGGCAACGAAGGCGATGACTATATGCTGGGAGAATCGGGTGCCGATGTGATGTACGGCAACGATGGTAATGACCTGATCAATGGTGGATTGGGGGCCGATCGCATGCTTGGCGGAAACGACGACGACACATTGATTGGTGGTCTGGGCAACGACGAGCTATTTGGAAATCTTGGCTCTGACTTCCTCGATGGCCGCGAGGGCGCCGACGAATTAACCGGCGGCGCTGATCCCGACAACTTCTTTCGAGTCCAGCCTGCTGATGTCCTGATTGACTTTACAGTTTTAGATATGCTTGGAAGCTGA
- a CDS encoding sensor domain-containing diguanylate cyclase: MRTSLSNDFQTASREVLDYLHKQLGFHLWMVTRVESDDWIVLSANDHGYNVESGQIFKWTDSFCSRMVEGNGPRIAPCSDSIPAYATAPIGKQVSIGAYVGVPLEREDGSLFGTLCAIDPEPVSDQIIDQLPMVEMMAMLLTKILENELKAQEHHRKAERAMTDAITDQLTGLYNRRGWDQLLAAESDRCRRYGHPVCMFSIDVDDLKKVNDTEGHARGDELIQLAAKVLDETTRKSDIVARLGGDEFGILAVECNNLGAVSLKRRLLENFKSAGVSASIGMSMWNLSQDFLDSFKEADANMYKSKHARRLNGGPPRQKHSRTFLR; this comes from the coding sequence ATGCGCACATCTCTCTCAAACGATTTCCAAACAGCTTCCCGAGAAGTCCTCGACTACCTCCATAAACAACTCGGGTTCCACCTTTGGATGGTGACTCGCGTTGAGAGCGACGACTGGATTGTCCTGAGCGCGAATGACCACGGATACAATGTGGAGAGCGGTCAGATCTTCAAGTGGACGGACTCGTTTTGCTCACGGATGGTGGAAGGAAACGGACCTCGCATCGCGCCATGTTCCGATTCTATTCCAGCCTACGCGACAGCTCCGATCGGCAAACAGGTTTCCATCGGTGCCTACGTGGGAGTACCACTTGAGCGAGAAGACGGCAGCCTGTTTGGCACGCTGTGCGCGATCGACCCCGAACCGGTTTCCGATCAAATTATCGATCAGCTTCCAATGGTCGAAATGATGGCCATGCTGTTGACCAAGATTCTGGAAAACGAACTTAAGGCACAGGAACATCATCGCAAAGCCGAAAGGGCGATGACGGACGCGATCACGGATCAGTTGACCGGACTGTACAACCGGAGAGGGTGGGACCAGTTGTTGGCTGCCGAATCTGATCGCTGCCGCAGGTACGGGCATCCGGTCTGCATGTTTTCAATTGATGTCGACGACCTGAAAAAAGTCAACGACACCGAAGGCCACGCTCGCGGCGACGAACTGATTCAGTTGGCGGCGAAAGTCCTCGATGAGACAACTCGCAAATCGGATATCGTGGCGCGTCTGGGCGGCGACGAGTTTGGCATTCTTGCCGTTGAGTGCAACAACCTCGGAGCGGTCTCGCTGAAACGTCGGCTTCTGGAAAACTTCAAGTCCGCTGGCGTCTCGGCATCGATCGGCATGTCGATGTGGAATCTCTCGCAAGACTTTCTGGATTCGTTCAAAGAAGCCGATGCGAACATGTACAAAAGCAAACACGCGCGAAGGCTAAACGGTGGTCCGCCTAGGCAAAAACACTCTCGTACATTTCTTCGTTGA
- a CDS encoding protein-disulfide reductase DsbD domain-containing protein translates to MKSMVMRSLLLAAAFMTCFCTLGDDSAMGQGQFRPGLTSEPSTQPAFPNTPKAQTPATQPTGQVQQNSGMQKSPVIEPDRPWKMTSRIHLEKGTNKGYLVVQIDLDEGYYVYSLNPEGSPAPTRLAVLPSNDLKVQSKFVSDKPPHVIEKDPVFNQRIEKHKGQVQFFASIVVRPGVDLQKLAQEVQFSGQVCSDNACQPIRKQTATASFSGFFEVPKTRNASKEQKLK, encoded by the coding sequence ATGAAATCCATGGTGATGCGTAGCCTGCTGCTAGCCGCGGCTTTTATGACTTGCTTTTGCACGCTTGGCGATGATTCAGCGATGGGCCAAGGCCAGTTTCGGCCAGGACTGACCTCAGAGCCTTCAACTCAGCCAGCGTTTCCCAACACTCCAAAGGCTCAGACACCGGCGACTCAACCGACCGGGCAAGTTCAGCAAAACTCGGGAATGCAAAAATCTCCAGTCATCGAACCGGACCGCCCGTGGAAGATGACCAGTCGAATCCACTTGGAAAAGGGCACGAACAAGGGCTACCTGGTTGTGCAAATCGATCTCGACGAAGGCTACTACGTTTATTCGCTCAACCCGGAAGGCTCGCCAGCGCCAACGCGACTGGCCGTTTTGCCTTCGAACGATCTGAAAGTGCAATCCAAGTTCGTTTCTGACAAGCCTCCTCATGTGATCGAGAAAGATCCGGTTTTCAACCAACGGATCGAGAAGCATAAAGGACAAGTTCAGTTCTTTGCATCGATCGTGGTCCGACCCGGCGTCGATCTGCAAAAACTTGCTCAGGAAGTCCAGTTCAGCGGACAGGTTTGCTCAGACAATGCATGCCAGCCGATTCGAAAGCAGACGGCAACGGCCAGTTTCTCTGGATTCTTCGAAGTGCCAAAGACGCGCAACGCGTCGAAAGAGCAAAAGCTGAAATAG
- a CDS encoding DUF3127 domain-containing protein → MSEASTITGIVHVIEETKTFGQKGFRKRTVVLEKDNGRFTNYVPIDFLRDACDTVDEMNVGDEVEISYQLGGRKWQRDAQSEVKYFLSAEAFSFKVLSGGGGGTAPADAGSANDAFAESYDEGDIPF, encoded by the coding sequence ATGAGTGAAGCTTCAACAATCACGGGCATCGTCCACGTTATCGAAGAAACAAAAACGTTTGGCCAAAAAGGTTTCCGCAAACGAACAGTGGTCCTTGAGAAAGACAACGGTCGATTCACCAACTACGTTCCAATCGACTTTCTCCGAGACGCCTGCGATACCGTCGACGAAATGAACGTCGGCGATGAAGTTGAAATCAGCTACCAGCTTGGTGGCCGCAAATGGCAACGGGACGCGCAAAGCGAAGTCAAATACTTCCTTTCAGCTGAAGCGTTCAGCTTCAAAGTTCTCTCTGGCGGCGGCGGTGGTACTGCGCCTGCTGATGCCGGATCCGCCAATGACGCATTCGCTGAGTCGTACGACGAAGGCGACATTCCTTTTTAG
- a CDS encoding HugZ family pyridoxamine 5'-phosphate oxidase, with translation MNERRKTSGGDGTSSGSEGAGESLANLAKALVQAGGVSSLSTMSQKHSGYPFGSVVPYAIDSAGNPIFLMSQMATHTKNLRSHSQATLLVAENSGLPLSAARVSLIGDIAKVTDDSRQVVAEAYLAKHPESKQWMSFGDFDFYRMTIKDIYFIGGFGVMGWVKPEDYVAAQKS, from the coding sequence ATGAATGAAAGACGTAAGACTTCGGGCGGCGATGGCACTTCTTCTGGTTCCGAAGGCGCTGGTGAAAGCCTGGCGAACCTCGCGAAGGCTCTCGTGCAAGCGGGAGGCGTTAGCAGTCTGTCGACGATGTCTCAAAAGCATTCAGGCTATCCGTTTGGCTCCGTCGTGCCCTACGCAATTGACTCTGCGGGGAATCCAATTTTTTTGATGAGTCAAATGGCGACCCACACGAAAAACCTTCGTTCCCATTCTCAGGCCACGTTGCTGGTTGCCGAGAATTCCGGTTTGCCTCTGTCCGCGGCTCGCGTTTCGTTGATCGGAGATATCGCCAAAGTTACCGACGATTCGAGGCAAGTTGTCGCTGAAGCGTATTTGGCAAAGCATCCTGAGTCAAAACAGTGGATGAGCTTTGGTGATTTTGATTTCTATCGGATGACGATCAAAGATATCTATTTCATCGGCGGGTTCGGCGTGATGGGCTGGGTGAAGCCTGAAGACTATGTGGCTGCTCAGAAGAGTTGA